From the Osmerus eperlanus chromosome 21, fOsmEpe2.1, whole genome shotgun sequence genome, one window contains:
- the abcb6a gene encoding ATP-binding cassette sub-family B member 6, producing MVVNSYCEASASVSEAWVDNGFSPCFYFTLVPTVLLTVSFFFGTFHCVFYRRYGTDMEPKFVPRSRLYGLQLAVSALLLLQYLGGVVWRAAVGEELPGYVVLYGCLSALGWACAVALLRLERRRVLVRDQTRGHSVLLLLFWAVAFSAENLAFVSYSSPHWWWGLEDQQKQVEFGLWLVRYIGTGTLFFLGLKAPGLPRKPYMLLINEDERDVEHSQPLLGGAEESQSTWQGFSQKVRLLMPYMWPRNNILLQLLVLLCLGLLAIERVINVFVPIYYKNIVTELTDGSSWRRLASTVGIYVLLKFMQGGGAGASGFVSNLRSFLWIRVQQYTNRVVQVRLFDHLHSLSLRWHLGRRTGDVLRSIDRGTSSINSLLSYIVFSIFPTIADIVISIIYFITNFNAWFGLIVFVCMFLYLTLTIIITEWRTKYRRDMNTQDNNAKSKAVDSLLNFETVKYYNAEHYEVSRFEDAILQYQASEWKTQASLALLNQSQNLIIGSGLLAGSLLCAYFVTEGKFQVGDFVLFGTYIIQLYTPLNWFGTYYRMIQNSFIDMESMFKLFKEEEEVKDDVNAGNLLFQLGKVEFENVYFSYTDGKEILKDVSFTVQPGQTVALVGQSGSGKSTIIRLLFRFYDVQGGCIRIDGQDISKVKQTSLRAHIGVVPQDTVLFNNNIRDNIRYGRISASDQEVEEAAIAADIHDKIIGFPEGYDTPVGERGLKLSGGEKQRVAIARTILKAPQIVLLDEATSALDTQTERNIQASLAKVCANRTTIVVAHRLSTIIGADQILVLREGLIAERGRHDELLDKGGLYSDMWMRQQQAQDSDSDTESKDRKSEKLQPPSSSAGHGSH from the exons ATGGTGGTGAACAGCTACTGTGAGGCCAGTGCCTCAGTGTCGGAAGCCTGGGTGGACAATGGCTTCTCCCCATGCTTCTACTTCACCCTTGTTCCCACTGTGCTGCTCACTGTCTCCTTCTTCTTCGGCACCTTCCACTGCGTCTTCTACCGGCGCTATGGGACGGATATGGAGCCCAAGTTTGTGCCGCGCTCTCGTCTCTACGGCCTGCAGCTGGCTGTGTccgccctgctcctgctccagtACCTGGGGGGCGTTGTGTGGCGTGCAGCTGTCGGAGAAGAGCTCCCTGGCTACGTGGTGCTGTATGGCTGCCTCTCTGCGCTGGGCTGGGCCTGCGCGGTGGCCCTGCTCAGGCTGGAGAGGCGGAGGGTGCTGGTGAGGGACCAGACCAGGGGCCACAGCGTCCTCCTGCTGCTTTTCTGGGCTGTGGCCTTCTCAGCTGAGAACCTGGCCTTCGTCTCCTATTCCAGCCCACATTGGTGGTGGGGTCTGGAGGACCAGCAGAAGCAG GTGGAGTTTGGTCTCTGGCTGGTGCGCTACATCGGCACCGGAACCCTCTTCTTTCTGGGCCTGAAGGCTCCAGGGCTGCCTCGAAAGCCTTACATGCTCCTCATCAACGAAGATGAACGTGATGTGGAGCATAGCCAG CCTCTTCTGGGCGGGGCAGAAGAGTCCCAGTCGACGTGGCAGGGCTTCAGTCAGAAGGTCCGTCTCCTGATGCCCTACATGTGGCCCCGGAACAACATCCTACTgcagctgctggtgctgctctgTCTGGGCCTGCTGGCCATTGAGAGGGTCATCAATGTGTTCGTGCCCATTTACTACAAGAACATAG tgaCCGAGCTGACGGATGGAAGCAGCTGGAGGAGGTTGGCCAGTACTGTTGGGATATATGTCCTGCTGAAGTTCATGCAAGGCGGAGGGGCAG GCGCGTCAGGGTTCGTCAGCAACTTGCGCTCCTTCCTGTGGATCCGGGTGCAGCAGTACACCAACCGCGTGGTGCAGGTGCGGCTGTTCGACCACCTCCACTCGCTGTCCCTGCGCTGGCACCTGGGCCGGCGCACCGGAGACGTCCTGAGGAGCATCGACCGCGGCACCTCCTCCATCAACAGCCTCCTCAG CTACATCGTCTTCAGCATCTTCCCCACCATCGCCGACATCGTCATCTCCATCATCTACTTCATCACGAACTTCAACGCCTGGTTTGGCCTCATCGTGTTCGTCTGCATGTTCCTCTACCTTA CTTtgaccatcatcatcactgAATGGAGGACCAAGTACAGACGAGACATGAACACTCAGGACAACAACGCCAAGTCGAAAGCCGTGGACTCTCTGCTCAACTTTGAGACG GTGAAGTATTACAACGCGGAGCATTACGAGGTGAGCCGCTTCGAGGACGCCATCTTGCAATACCAGGCGTCCGAATGGAAGACCCAAGCGTCCCTGGCCTTGCTGAACCAGTCGCAGAACCTCATCATAGGGTCGGGACTTCTAGCAGGTTCTCTGCTCTGTGCTTACTTTGTCACAGAGGGCAAGTTTCAG GTTGGAGACTTTGTCCTATTTGGTACCTATATAATCCAGCTGTACACACCTCTCAACTGGTTTGGAACCTACTACAG AATGATCCAAAACTCCTTCATTGATATGGAAAGCATGTTCAAGCTCTtcaaagaggaagaagag GTGAAGGATGATGTAAATGCCGGGAACCTTCTCTTCCAACTGGGGAAGGTGGAGTTTGAGAATGTTTACTTCAGTTACACTGACGG GAAGGAGATTCTTAAGGACGTATCGTTCACGGTTCAGCCTGGTCAGACTGTTGCACTG GTTGGACAGTCAGGATCGGGCAAGAGCACCATTATTCGCCTGCTTTTCCGTTTCTATGACGTCCAAGGAGGCTGCATCCGTATTGACGGCCAGGACATCTCAAAG GTCAAGCAGACGTCTCTGCGTGCCCACATCGGGGTGGTGCCACAGGACACGGTCCTcttcaacaacaacatccgAGACAACATCCGCTACGGCCGAATCTCAGCCAGTGACCAGGAAGTAGAGGAGGCCGCCATCGCCGCCGACATCCACGACAAGATCATAGGATTCCCAGAGG GGTACGACACCCCGGTGGGGGAGCGAGGGCTGAAGctgagtgggggagagaagcagagagtggCCATCGCCAGGACCATCCTCAAGGCACCTCAGATCGTCCTGCTGGATGAG GCCACATCTGCACTTGATACGCAGACGGAACGCAACATCCAGGCCTCGCTGGCCAAAGTTTGTGCCAATAGGACCACAATCGTTGTGGCTCACAG GCTGTCTACCATCATTGGAGCAGACCAGATTCTCGTTTTGAGAGAGGGTCTAATAGCTGAACGGGGACG GCATGATGAGCTGCTGGACAAGGGGGGCCTATATTCAGACATGTGGATGAGGCAGCAGCAAGCTCAGGACTCAGACTCAGACACAGAGTCCAAAGACCGGAAATCAGAGAAACTACAGCCCCCATCATCCTCTGCTGGACACGGGAGCCACTAA
- the cnppd1 gene encoding protein CNPPD1: protein MDFDELFDERTFTFSDFQEFTFLPGHQKLSERVRKRLYYGLDQDVSLDSLSCPVTDIAVELLQKSAPSPIRKLQKKYAAHVAREACISPCAMMLALVYIERLRHRNPEYLQKISSSDLFLISMMVASKYLYDEGEDEEVFNDEWGTAGKLDVQTVNALEMNFLNAIEWSLFTEPSDFFDILSQLETSIAERQGMKRGWFTYTDLCVLLEQSAWRKALTAIYLHFTKVACMLGLVYLTSVASLIATSAVLQQLSIPRNHQSLAPVSPVHFQTPIPPPAVSLDTPAPPVPPASNRRYCGPGNDSQNRQPASLNDQNHSKPPSTSVLCLWGSLLTSLGNIHPRPQPDTTLTWASSSLHCLSCMGRHLDLVCGLRNTSDLLAPHTGLSVAWLAPSLFSVAVPGLDPLHGDIGPLQLGHRCPQSMLPLDKAQALIMPS, encoded by the exons ATGGATTTCGACGAGTTGTTCGATGAACGAACATTTACGTTTTCTGATTTCCAGGAATTTACG TTTCTTCCTGGACACCAAAAGCTGTCAGAACGGGTGCGGAAGCGATTGTATTATGGTTTAGATCAAGACGTCTCTCTTgattccctctcctgtcctgtcacaG ATATTGCCGTGGAACTTCTCCAGAAGTCTGCCCCTAGCCCCATCCGCAAGCTGCAGAAGAAATATGCTGCTCATGTTGCAAG GGAGGCATGCATCTCTCCGTGTGCAATGATGCTGGCCCTGGTTTACATTGAAAGGCTGAGACACAGAAACCCTGAATACTTGCAAAAGATCTCATCCTCCGACCTCTTCCTGATTTCCATG ATGGTTGCCAGCAAATATTTGTATGACGAAGGCGAGGACGAGGAGGTTTTCAACGATGAGTGGGGAACAGCAGGGAAGTTGGATGTCCAGACTGTCAATGCCCTTGAGATGAATTTCCTCAATGCTATT GAGTGGAGCCTCTTCACCGAGCCCAGTGACTTCTTTGACATCCTGAGTCAACTAGAAACAAG CAttgcagagaggcaggggatgaaACGAGGCTGGTTCACCTACACTGACCTCTGTGTGCTGCTGGAACAGTCGGCATGGCGAAAGGCCCTGACAGCCATCTACCTGCACTTCACCAAG GTTGCCTGCATGCTGGGGCTGGTGTACCTGACCAGCGTAGCTTCTCTCATCGCTACCAGTGCCGTTCTGCAGCAGCTCAGCATCCCAAGGAACCACCAGAGCCTGGCCCCCGTCAGCCCAGTCCACTTCCAGACTCCCATTCCCCCTCCAGCCGTCTCACTAGacaccccagcccctccagttcCCCCTGCCTCAAACCGCCGCTACTGTGGCCCAGGAAATGACAGCCAGAACCGCCAGCCAGCTTCCCTCAACGACCAAAACCACAGTAAACCTCCATCCACCTCTGTTCTGTGTTTATGgggctccctcctcacctccctgggTAACATTCACCCACGTCCCCAGCCAGATACGACCCTTACCTGggcttcctcctctctgcactGCCTCTCTTGCATGGGTAGGCATCTGGATCTGGTATGTGGACTACGGAATACCTCTGACCTCCTCGCACCTCACACTGGCCTCTCTGTAGCTTGGCtggccccctctctcttcagtgTTGCTGTGCCAGGACTGGATCCCCTACACGGGGACATAGGCCCTCTTCAACTTGGTCACCGCTGTCCTCAGTCCATGTTGCCCCTAGACAAAGCCCAGGCTCTCATAATGCCCAGCTAG